GGCGCAACTGTCGATGTTCGAAGACGCGCTGCTTGACGCCGAGGACGACGACACCGACGGCGGGGAGCTGCTGTGGGTGGTGCGCGAAGTCATCGACTGGCAATCTGGCTTCTTTGTCGACTGGAAGGACTGCCAGTCCTTGATCGGCTGCCTGAACCAGCTGTGCGAGCGCATCGACCTGGAAATCGACTGGGGCACGGACGAACCCGAGGAAGAGTCGTTCCTGGAAGGCACCAGCGTGCCCGAGCTGATGGAGCTGGCGCATAACCAGCTGCGCGTGGCCGGCTATACGCTGTGGAACTGGGATACCGGCGGCGACGCCTACGCCGGCTGGATCACGCGCAGCGAGGACGATGAAGAGATGCTGGAGCTGGCCGAGCAGCTGCGCTTCGAGGTCCGGCCCGCGGACCAGCCTTACTGAGCCACGCGCCGGGCTATGGCGGCTACGGCGCCAGCGTTTCCCGCTTGCGCGCCGGCGGGCGCCGCGTCTCGGGCACGCCGACGGTCTGCTCCAGCACGTCCAGGAACACGCGCACGCTGGCCGGCATCAGCTTGCGCGCCGGCATCAGCACGTAGACCTTGAGCGGCGACGAGGCATAGGCCGGCAGCACCCGCACCAGCTGGCCCTGCTCCAGCTGATCCTGCACAAAGCGCGGCGACAGCCGCGTCACCCCCAGCCCGTCGATGGCCGCCTTCAGCCGCAGCTCGGCGTTGTGGGTACTCATGCGTGGCTCCACGTCCACGCGCGCGATCTCGACGCCGTCGCGCAAGAATTCCCAGTGCTTGTCATCCGCGTTGCCCAGCGTGGGCCAGCCGTGCAGGTCCTGCGGCGTGCGTGGCAGCCCGCGCGCGCGGATCAGCCCCGGCGCGGCGTAGAAGCCGCGCTCGATCAGCACCACGCGCTTGCTGGCGAACGAGGTGTCGTGCAGCCCAGTGTTGGTCATGACGAAGGCCAGGTCGTAGCCATGACGGACCAGGTCGGGCTGGTCCCAGCTGACATCGACCTGCACGCGCAGGCCGGGGTGCGCACGCAACACCCGCGTCAGCGTTTCCGACAGGTGCTGCGAGCCGACTTCATACGGGGTGGAGATGCGCAGCACGCCGCTGACCTCGGCGCTGCCCGAGGCGGCTTCGGCACTGATCTCATGCAGCTCGGCAAACAGCGGCGCGACCCGGTCATACAGTTGCTGGCCGCGCTCGGTGACGCGCACCCGGCGCGTGGTGCGCTCGAACAGCCGCGTGCCGAGCTGGCCTTCCAGCCGCGCCACGGCTGCGCTGGCGGATGACTTGGGCACCTGCGCCAGTTCGGCGCCCTGGGTAAAGCCGCCGCCTTCCACCACGCGGCAGAAGACTTCCCAGTCTTTCCAGTCGATTGTCTTCATGCGGGAGTGGGAGCGGTGGGCGCGGTGGGGGTTGGAGGCGGCAGCCATGGAGGGACGGCATTGTCCCACAGTGTGGACAATAGCGCCGATCAATGCAAATGCCCCGCTGCGGCGGCCCCGTCGACGCAAATACACCTTGAGAACTTGGATGTAAACGCTCTAAAACAATCGATACGGTGCAGTGCCTGCAATCCGACGCCCGCCAAGAATCCAGGAGACCCGCGCCATGACCCAGACCTTCCCGCCCCTGGCCTGCCTGGCCGGCAATTTCGCCCCGATCCTGATGGAGTGCGATGCGCACGACCTGCCGGTCAGCGGCGAGCTGCCGCGCGCGCTGCACGGCACGCTCTACCGCAACGGCCCGAATCCGCAGCACGCGCCGCGCGACGACCACTACCACTGGTTTATCGGCGACGGCATGGTGCATGCCTTCCATATCGAGGACGGCCGCGTGCGTTACAACAACCGCTGGGTGCGCACCAACAAGTTCGAGCGCGAACGCGCCGCGGGACGCGCGCTGTTCGGCAGCTGGGGCAACCCCGCCACCACCGATGCCTCGGTGCAGGGGCAGGAAGACGGTGTCGCCAACACGCATATCGTCTGGCACGCCAACCGGCTGCTGGCACTGGAAGAAGCCGACCTGCCGGTCGAAATGGATCCGCACACCCTTGCCACGCGCGGCAACTGCACCTTCGGCGGCGAACTGGCGGGTGCGTTCACCGCGCATCCAAAGATCGATCCGGTCACCGGCGAGATGGTGTTCTTCGCCTATGCCGCCGCCGGCCCCTTCACGGCGACGATGCGCTATGGCGTGGTCGATGGCGATGGCCGCCTGGCGCGGCTGGAACACTTTGAGGCGCCCTATGCCAGCATGGCCCACGACTTCATGGTGACGCAGCGGCATGTGCTGTTTCCGGTGATGCCGCTGACCGGCAGCATGGCGCGCGCCAGGCGCGGCGAGCCTGCCTATGCGTGGGAACCGCAGATGGGCACGCATATCGGCATCCTGCCGCGCGGCGGCAGCGTGGCTCAGATGCGCTGGTTCCGCGGCGAGGCATGCTACGTGTTCCACGTGATGAACGCGTGGGACGACGGCGAGCGCATTGTCGCCGACGTGATGGAATACCCGCGTGCACCGTTGTTCGGCGCCGCGGAGGGCGCGGACAATCGCGCACGGCTGTGCCGCTGGACC
This genomic window from Cupriavidus sp. P-10 contains:
- a CDS encoding DUF6630 family protein; the protein is MATPLDDDTQDALARFFALINLDDSAQTAAQLSMFEDALLDAEDDDTDGGELLWVVREVIDWQSGFFVDWKDCQSLIGCLNQLCERIDLEIDWGTDEPEEESFLEGTSVPELMELAHNQLRVAGYTLWNWDTGGDAYAGWITRSEDDEEMLELAEQLRFEVRPADQPY
- a CDS encoding LysR family transcriptional regulator, whose product is MKTIDWKDWEVFCRVVEGGGFTQGAELAQVPKSSASAAVARLEGQLGTRLFERTTRRVRVTERGQQLYDRVAPLFAELHEISAEAASGSAEVSGVLRISTPYEVGSQHLSETLTRVLRAHPGLRVQVDVSWDQPDLVRHGYDLAFVMTNTGLHDTSFASKRVVLIERGFYAAPGLIRARGLPRTPQDLHGWPTLGNADDKHWEFLRDGVEIARVDVEPRMSTHNAELRLKAAIDGLGVTRLSPRFVQDQLEQGQLVRVLPAYASSPLKVYVLMPARKLMPASVRVFLDVLEQTVGVPETRRPPARKRETLAP
- a CDS encoding carotenoid oxygenase family protein, producing MTQTFPPLACLAGNFAPILMECDAHDLPVSGELPRALHGTLYRNGPNPQHAPRDDHYHWFIGDGMVHAFHIEDGRVRYNNRWVRTNKFERERAAGRALFGSWGNPATTDASVQGQEDGVANTHIVWHANRLLALEEADLPVEMDPHTLATRGNCTFGGELAGAFTAHPKIDPVTGEMVFFAYAAAGPFTATMRYGVVDGDGRLARLEHFEAPYASMAHDFMVTQRHVLFPVMPLTGSMARARRGEPAYAWEPQMGTHIGILPRGGSVAQMRWFRGEACYVFHVMNAWDDGERIVADVMEYPRAPLFGAAEGADNRARLCRWTFDLGGNTDTFTRAWVDDMPGEFPRIDERFATLPCRHGYFASRQHDASVPGTYDTLVHLDLRTGARRKHALPAGDLVSEPVFVPRAPDSAEGDGWLLATVYRGGEHRSDLAVYDAAAIEAGPVALAHLSHRVPFGFHGSWRCAAQP